Proteins from one Nerophis lumbriciformis linkage group LG08, RoL_Nlum_v2.1, whole genome shotgun sequence genomic window:
- the ythdf2 gene encoding YTH domain-containing family protein 2, with translation MSASSLLEQRPKGQGNKVQNGAVTQKDSLNDDEFEPYLNTQARQSNAYTAMSDSYMPSYYSPSIGFSYSLNEAAWSTGGDPPMPYLASYGQLSNGEPHYLPDAMFGQPGPLGSNPFLGQHGFNFFPSGIDFSAWGNSSSQGQSATPQSSGYSSSYAYAPSTLGGAMIDGQSPFASAGNEPLNKAPGMNSLDQGMAGLKIGGTAPGGNGDMTPKVVGSGLPGGGPLGPVSSVGPPSMPPVSIAPAKPASWADIASKPAKPQPKLKTKGGMAGANLPPPPIKHNMDIGTWDNKGNVPKAVTPQQVPQIPSNGQPPNQASPQPGSTAAGNPQMPLSNGQLVAPISQMGQHQLLPAGQPGMAQISQQPLSQGPPPLPSQQQQAAQPTRWVPPRNRANGFGDAGGGGTGQSPPTSSGAGMVPGVPSEPHPVLEKLRMVNNYNPKDFDWNPKQGRVFIIKSYSEDDIHRSIKYNIWCSTEHGNKRLDGAYRSLGAKGPLYLLFSVNGSGHFCGVAEMRSPVDYNTSAGVWSQDKWKGRFDVRWIFVKDVPNSQLRHIRLENNENKPVTNSRDTQEVPLDKARQVLKIIAGYKHTTSIFDDFSHYEKRQEEEECVKKVEVQGSEPYPSNPNNRSHYRLQDRQGRIK, from the exons AGACCGAAAGGCCAAGGAAATAAAG TGCAAAACGGAGCTGTGACCCAAAAGGATTCCTTGAATGACGATGAGTTCGAGCCTTATTTGAATACTCAGGCCAGACAG AGCAATGCCTATACGGCCATGTCGGACTCCTACATGCCCAGCTATTACAGCCCCTCCATAGGATTTTCCTACTCCCTAAACGAGGCAGCATGGTCCACAGGCGGAGACCCTCCTATGCCTTACCTGGCCTCCTATGGACAGCTAAGCAACGGGGAGCCCCACTACCTCCCGGATGCCATGTTCGGCCAGCCGGGCCCCTTGGGGAGCAACCCTTTCCTGGGCCAGCACGGCTTCAACTTCTTCCCCAGTGGCATCGACTTCTCTGCGTGGGGGAATAGCAGCTCTCAGGGACAGTCGGCGACGCCGCAGAGCTCTGGCTACAGCAGCAGCTACGCCTACGCTCCCAGCACGCTCGGTGGGGCCATGATTGATGGACAGTCCCCTTTTGCCTCTGCGGGCAATGAACCCCTAAACAAGGCGCCTGGCATGAACAGCCTGGACCAGGGCATGGCCGGTTTAAAAATTGGGGGTACCGCTCCTGGTGGTAACGGGGACATGACTCCTAAAGTGGTTGGTTCTGGCTTACCTGGAGGGGGTCCTCTCGGGCCTGTGTCATCTGTAGGACCCCCAAGCATGCCCCCTGTCTCGATCGCCCCTGCCAAGCCTGCCTCCTGGGCGGATATTGCCAGCAAGCCAGCAAAGCCTCAACCCAAGCTGAAAACCAAGGGTGGCATGGCCGGGGCCAATTTGCCGCCTCCGCCCATTAAACACAACATGGACATTGGCACTTGGGACAACAAGGGTAACGTGCCCAAAGCTGTTACGCCTCAGCAGGTGCCCCAAATTCCCAGCAATGGACAGCCACCCAATCAGGCTTCCCCCCAGCCTGGATCTACAGCGGCAGGGAACCCACAGATGCCCCTCAGCAATGGACAGCTGGTAGCCCCCATTTCCCAGATGGGGCAGCATCAGCTCCTACCTGCCGGGCAGCCTGGTATGGCTCAAATATCCCAACAGCCTCTTTCCCAGGGGCCCCCACCTCTCCCAAGTCAGCAGCAGCAGGCTGCTCAGCCCACTCGCTGGGTGCCCCCACGGAACCGAGCAAATGGATTTGGCGATGCCGGCGGGGGTGGTACAGGCCAGTCGCCTCCCACCTCTTCAGGGGCTGGCATGGTTCCCGGGGTCCCCTCTGAGCCTCACCCAGTCTTAGAGAAGTTGCGGATGGTCAACAACTACAACCCAAAGGACTTTGACTGGAACCCCAAACAGGGGCGCGTGTTCATCATTAAGAGCTACTCAGAGGACGACATCCACCGCTCCATTAAGTACAACATTTGGTGCAGCACGGAGCACGGAAACAAGAGGCTGGACGGTGCCTACCGCTCGCTGGGCGCCAAGGGGCCGCTCTACCTCCTGTTCAGCGTCAACGGAAGTGGACATTTCTGTGGCGTGGCGGAGATGCGCTCGCCCGTGGACTACAACACGTCTGCTGGCGTGTGGTCGCAGGACAAGTGGAAGGGGCGCTTTGATGTGCGCTGGATCTTTGTAAAAGACGTTCCCAACAGTCAGCTTAGACACATCCGACTGGAGAACAACGAAAACAAGCCAGTGACCAACTCTCGGGACACGCAGGAGGTGCCGCTGGACAAGGCCCGGCAGGTGCTTAAGATCATCGCCGGATATAAACACACCACCTCCATctttgacgacttttctcactaCGAGAAgcggcaggaggaggaggagtgtgTGAAAAAG GTGGAGGTCCAAGGCAGCGAGCCATATCCCAGCAACCCCAACAACAGGAGTCATTACAGGCTGCAG GACCGCCAAGGACGAATCAAGTAA